The proteins below come from a single Lineus longissimus chromosome 5, tnLinLong1.2, whole genome shotgun sequence genomic window:
- the LOC135488494 gene encoding parkin coregulated gene protein-like translates to MSLKISSAPRPCHRPHRSKEKEETASRRSGAFTIKAFQKNADVGGPPSAGAFKAKSSGNTAFKKFYQRGDFPIALEHDTKGNKIAWKVEIEKLDFHHYLPLFFDGLCEVNHPHEFFSRQGVHDMLEHGGTKVLPVIPQLIIPLKFALNTKNPIIVCTTLKILQHLVVSADMIGEALVPYYRQILPVLNTFKNKNINSGDGIDYSQQKRENMGDLIQETLEAFERHGGEDAFINIKYMVPTYESCMLN, encoded by the exons ATGtctctcaaaatatcatcagcaCCTAGGCCGTGTCATAGACCCCATCGGTCTAAAGAAAAGGAAGAGACTGCTTCCAGAAGAAGTGGAGCTTTCACGATAAAAGCCTTCCAGAAAAATGCAGAT GTTGGTGGGCCACCAAGTGCTGGAGCTTTCAAAGCCAAGAGTTCTGGAAACACAGCATTCAAGAAATTCTATCAGAGAGGAGACTTCCCAATTGCTCTGGAGCATGACACAAAAGGAAACAAGATTGCATGGAAG GTTGAAATAGAGAAGTTAGATTTCCATCACTACCTGCCTCTGTTTTTTGATGGTCTCTGCGAAGTTAACCATCCACATGAATTTTTCTCCCGGCAAGGCGTACATGACATGTTAGAGCATGGAGGCACTAAGGTGTTACCAGTAATACCACAGCTCATTATACCTCTCAAAT ttgcCTTGAATACGAAAAATCCAATCATTGTCTGCACAACTCTGAAAATCTTGCAACACTTGGTTGTGTCAGCAGACATGATTGGCGAGGCGTTAGTCCCCTACTACAGACAGATCTTGCCAGTGTTGAACACATTCAAAAATAAGAACA TTAACTCTGGTGATGGCATCGATTACAGTCAGCAAAAGCGAGAGAACATGGGTGATTTGATCCAGGAGACACTAGAAGCTTTCGAAAGGCACGGCGGCGAAGACGcgttcatcaacatcaaataCATGGTCCCAACGTACGAATCCTGTATGCTCAACTAA